From the genome of Sporomusa sphaeroides DSM 2875:
TCCAAAAAGTCGACAACAGGCTGATAATCCCGGTACTTTTCTTTGAATTCCTCAATAAGGTGACCGGCGGCAAACAGGCCAATTTTGATATCAAGCTGCTTCAGCTGTTCGCGAACACTCCGCTCCAAAAGCTGCACCCGCCGGACAACATCCATTCCTTTTTCGTGTACGGCCAGCATGTTTTTTTCAATAATATCCCGTTGCTGCTTGTCGAGTTTCTGGTAGTCTTCCGGACCTACCGCTTTGCCATCCACCATCGGCAGCCCGACAAACCCGGTCGAACTCCATTGCGGCGAAATGCCCTGGGTTTCGGCATACTGGGTGAATTCCTCCACCATGACTGACCGCTGTTCCTGGTATTGTTTGACCAATTCGGACTTGGCCTGTTCATAATCTTCACTGCTAAACACTTTAGGAATGTCGGTTTTCAGGTTTTCCACCAGTTCCTGCATATCCTGTTTAAAACTATAGCCCATCCCGGCAGGTAATGCCAGGGCAATAGGCTGTCCGGGAGTTTCTAAATTATTTACATAACACCAATCATTGGGGACTTCCTGATTACCGGCAACCTTTTTAACAGCCGTTTCCGCATAAGTAATTTTGCCAGTACCAACTAAGCCTGAAATAAAGATATTATAGCCGGGGTTTTTGGTAAACAAACCAAATTCGACAGCTTTTACCGCCCGTTCCTGACCGATCATTACTTCAAGCGGCGGCACCGTTTCGGTTGTGTCAAAGTCAAAAACATTTTCATCACAGGTAAAGCGGAGCTTTTCGGCCGTTAATCCTTGGCTTATGGTCATGAAAAAAGTCCTCCCTTGGGTGACTAGTTTTTTACAAGCTGGGCCATACAGTTTGTCGGGCTGCCAGCGCTGCGGTGAGCTGTTACGCACTTACAGCACTGGGAATGATTGTCGCATTCGGTTTTGGGGCACGGACAGTTCACCTCAGGCTTAAGACAGCTCACTGCTTGTTGGTCACTCATTTGTTATCACTCCATCTATGCAAATTTTTCCACACAGATGAATTCTATTGTCCAAGGAAAAATTCCTGCTACAAAAGCGGCACACCCAGATACATCATGACAATTTTGCTGGTGTTAATAAAAGAATGCGCCGTGATGGAGGTGATTAATGACCCGGTCCAAAAATACAGCAGTGCAAAGCCGATGCCGACAATGATCATTTCTGCCAGCCAGTAGGCATTAAAATGAAAAAGAGCAAATATGCCGGCACTGATTAACGCGCCCCCCCAGAGCCCCCATTTATCTTTGCACGGCAAAAAAGTAAACATCCGGTACAGCACTTCTTCGGTAACCGGTGCGGCCACCCCGGCCAGAAACAGCGGGATTAGAAGCTGCTCCCAGGATATGGCGGCCTGCACTTCCAGCACTATCGGATGCTGGGTGGGCGATACTAATAAGACTGTGGTATACAACCGCTCGCTATAGAGACTGATAAATAACAGCACCAGCCCGCCTGCCAGCCCTTTCACTACATTGCGCGGCCAATTGGCCAGCGACAAGCCTAAGGCTGCCAAATCACCCCGGGTATTGCGGATTGCCCACAGCACGAGTACCAGTACAAGGGTCCGGTCTGTCAGTTCAATAACCAACGGACTGGCTTCAAAAAACAACGGATACACCAAGCGCACAACAACGATTCCGGCAGCCAGCCGCAAAACATGGACAGCCAAGACGGCTTTCAAATTCCAGGTAGCTTTTAACATGGCATAACCTCTTTTTTTGGCGTATCAATACCATTATGCGCGCTGATACCGGCTTTAATTCAAGAAAACTTTTCCGATAAAGAAAACACGGCTTACGCCGAGCCCAGCGAAGGCGAAAGCCGATGTTGCCCTTATCCAGGCGAAAGTTATACTTTCTATCAGGAAAAAAAATGCCGCCACCTTGACAGTAGTCAATCGGCAGCAGCTTTCCCCCCTGACAGCAATCGGTAATATTAATCATTCTCTGTTCCCTTACCGCGGTATAAAGTCTGGCCGGCGCGGGAAGTCAAATTATAGGCGCAAAATGGTATAACCCGGCGGTCGGGGCTTACGATACCAATATGACACTCCCGTAACCGGTCTAAATCCAAATTCCAGGCATCCTGAAACGCCATGCCGGAAATACTGAGCGTATACGTGTTTACCCGTTCCAAAAAATCATCCAGGCTGCTTACATTGATTACCGGTTTGCTTTTTGTGACCGCGGTAAGGCGCTCAACTGACTTTGACGGCGCCTGCGGAGCCCGCCACTGTCTATTCATGAAATCCCGGGCATATACCGCCCCTGCACTGCGGGGTTCTTTGACGCAATAATAATCGGAACGATCAAGGGTCCACGGTAGTAAACTGCCATCCGGCATTAAAATAAAGTTGCCGTGAAAGGAGCAATGCGCGTTTTCACCAGCCGGCGGCAAAAAATTAGCCGCCTTTACTTTACCGCCGGTCTGAGCTTCCAGAGCCCGGATGACCTCCGGGATGGTAAAACGGTCTTCATTCCGCGGCGCCTTAGGATAACGCCCCAGATACCCTATGGGCTGGAAGTGCACTGCCCGAACGTGAGGCACTTTTTGTAACGCATAATGTATCAATTCACCAATATTACCGGTATTAATCCCCGGTACCAGAGTGGAAACAAGCACCACCCCAATTTCATTGTCAGCGCAATGGCTGATTGCAGCTTCCTTCAGTTCCAGCAAGGCCGCCCCCCGGATATGTTCATATATCGTATCATTAGTACCGTCAAACTGTAGAAATACGCAATTGAGTCCGGCTGCTTTCAGCTTTTTAACATATTCCGGCTCTGTGCCCAGCCGTACCCCGTTGGTGTTAAGCTGAATAAAAGGAAAGCCCAGTTTATGCCCCAGGGCGACAATGTCCGGCAAATCATCGCGCACCGTCGGCTCGCCGCCCGATAATTGAATATTACAGGGTCCGCTGCTGGCAAACAAGGTGCGGTACCAGCCTTCGATGACTGATATATCAGGATCTTCGCCGGCAGTTTCCGCGTCACTGCCGGCGAAGCAAACCGGACAACCCAGATTGCAGCGGGATGTTGCCTCCAGGAGTACCCCGCAAGGCGGTTGCTGATGGTCTGAACACACACCGCAGTCAAACGGACAGCCCCGGTTCATTCCTGTCGCGCAAACCGGCGGCGGGGCAGCTTTTTGGGGATAAGCCCAGCTTTCATAAGCCGGTTCCCCCCGCCAGACTACCGTGCTGAACCGTCCATGGTCCGGACATTCCTTAATAAGATAAACATCATTACCGCGTTTTACATTTTGGGCCGGAATTCGTTTAAGACATTCGGGGCACACACTTTCCGTATGCTTTAAAAGCTTTTCATCTGGTGCCACAAAATACACCCTTTCCCGCAAGCTATCATCAACTATGAGTTTCTTGCATTTATGATTAGCCGCAAAAGTTGTTCAAAGGCTTCTTTACTTAGCACTGCATCGGTTTCCGGATACACCGCCTTTAAAACGATATCGCCAATTACTCCTTTAACCTGAGTGCCGTCAGCCAAAGTCGCGTTAAAATACGGCCGGGGAAAATCACGCCGGCATTTGAAGGTGGCACTTATTTTTTCCAGCCGGGTTAAAAATTCATCATCTACTTTAAAACCCAGTCGGTATTGGAAACTGGCGCTGTTGACAAAACAGTTTTCAACTTT
Proteins encoded in this window:
- a CDS encoding CPBP family intramembrane glutamic endopeptidase — translated: MLKATWNLKAVLAVHVLRLAAGIVVVRLVYPLFFEASPLVIELTDRTLVLVLVLWAIRNTRGDLAALGLSLANWPRNVVKGLAGGLVLLFISLYSERLYTTVLLVSPTQHPIVLEVQAAISWEQLLIPLFLAGVAAPVTEEVLYRMFTFLPCKDKWGLWGGALISAGIFALFHFNAYWLAEMIIVGIGFALLYFWTGSLITSITAHSFINTSKIVMMYLGVPLL
- the trsS gene encoding radical SAM (seleno)protein TrsS: MAPDEKLLKHTESVCPECLKRIPAQNVKRGNDVYLIKECPDHGRFSTVVWRGEPAYESWAYPQKAAPPPVCATGMNRGCPFDCGVCSDHQQPPCGVLLEATSRCNLGCPVCFAGSDAETAGEDPDISVIEGWYRTLFASSGPCNIQLSGGEPTVRDDLPDIVALGHKLGFPFIQLNTNGVRLGTEPEYVKKLKAAGLNCVFLQFDGTNDTIYEHIRGAALLELKEAAISHCADNEIGVVLVSTLVPGINTGNIGELIHYALQKVPHVRAVHFQPIGYLGRYPKAPRNEDRFTIPEVIRALEAQTGGKVKAANFLPPAGENAHCSFHGNFILMPDGSLLPWTLDRSDYYCVKEPRSAGAVYARDFMNRQWRAPQAPSKSVERLTAVTKSKPVINVSSLDDFLERVNTYTLSISGMAFQDAWNLDLDRLRECHIGIVSPDRRVIPFCAYNLTSRAGQTLYRGKGTEND